Proteins from one Streptomyces genisteinicus genomic window:
- a CDS encoding ABC transporter permease: protein MTRRELAHWARQPVQVVVGLAFPVMMLLMFSYLIGGGRGVDGEFTEYLVPGMLTMTMAFGLEATMLAVTQDLGKGVVDRFRTMPMASGAILVGRSVADMLQSVVGLGVMIAVGWVIGWRWHGGFAAFLGAVGLLLLLRFAMLWAGIHLAMVAGRPELVQAVQILVWPVAFLSNAIASPASMPSWLGAVVEWNPMSATATAVRGLFGNPVAAGDSWAATHAELLAVAWPCVLVAVFFPLAVRRFRGLSR from the coding sequence ATGACCCGGCGCGAGCTGGCCCACTGGGCACGCCAGCCCGTGCAGGTGGTCGTCGGGCTGGCCTTCCCGGTGATGATGCTGCTGATGTTCAGCTACCTGATCGGCGGCGGGCGGGGTGTCGACGGTGAGTTCACGGAGTACCTGGTGCCCGGCATGCTCACCATGACCATGGCCTTCGGCCTGGAGGCCACGATGCTCGCCGTGACCCAGGACCTGGGCAAGGGCGTCGTCGACCGGTTCCGGACGATGCCGATGGCGTCCGGCGCCATCCTGGTCGGGCGGAGCGTCGCCGACATGCTGCAGTCGGTGGTCGGACTGGGCGTGATGATCGCGGTCGGGTGGGTGATCGGCTGGCGCTGGCACGGCGGGTTCGCCGCGTTCCTGGGCGCGGTGGGGCTGTTGCTGCTGCTGCGGTTCGCGATGCTCTGGGCCGGCATCCATCTGGCGATGGTCGCGGGCCGGCCGGAACTGGTGCAGGCCGTGCAGATCCTGGTGTGGCCGGTCGCCTTCCTGTCCAACGCCATCGCCTCCCCGGCGTCGATGCCGTCGTGGCTGGGCGCGGTCGTGGAGTGGAACCCGATGTCGGCGACGGCCACCGCGGTCCGCGGTCTGTTCGGCAACCCGGTGGCCGCGGGCGATTCCTGGGCCGCGACGCACGCGGAACTCCTCGCCGTCGCCTGGCCCTGCGTGCTGGTCGCGGTGTTCTTCCCGCTGGCCGTGCGGCGGTTCCGGGGACTCAGCCGCTGA